The DNA segment TTAAACTGAAATAGATTTTTTAGGTGGGCATTTTTCTTTAGGTGGTTAAAATAGGTTTTGCTGTCTGGCCACATCCACATTGCTTACTACCATATCGGTACTCCTgtctgcttctctttgggggTATCCGGACCCCATATACTGTAGGTAATACTGACTATTGATAAGTACCTCATAAAACCGCATTTCAAAAGACCTGAATTatccatttaaattaaaatgtgaggaaaaacagtaattttactgTGGTGCAAACACTTAAAATGTCACAGCATGTCAAGAGAGCAAAAAACTTGTATCCAAGAAAACATGTAATTAAAGATATACATATTCAATCACTTTATTGAATACAAACTGAAAATGTGGTGGTTTTCTCATATCCTGCCAGACAAAACCCACAAGGAAATCTTTCCTTTTAAATGAGGAATGTCTGAGTAGTGTCAGTTGTGTCTGAGTTGGGGACCAAATTCCCTCAACCCTTTGACACACCCCTATCATTCAAAACCACAGAGTGCACAGTTTACTACAACCCAGAGAGGCTTGATGTCTGTCAAACAAAGGCAGGCTTTCTAAACTCTTTTATCATGAGAAAAACTATGTTTGGCATGAAGGATTCAGCACAAGAAGACAAGCTGAAGTGAAGTGATTGCTTACAAAGACACACCCACATGCACTCAATGGGCATCtctaaaaacatcaacattgcATGTAGATACATTTTTGCAAACAACCTTCTGCTCAGTTCTCTGATCTGAATTTCCTGCATGAGTCATCCAGCCTACCTTTGCCTAtgtgcctgcgtgtgtgttCGATGGTGGAGTTGCGGTTGACATTGGATAGCAGGCCGAGGCAGAAGCGGTTCTTGTTGTTGGAAGGGTCTGTAAAGCCGTCTACCAAGACGCTGCGGGACGATGCGTGGAATGTCTCCCCGACCCGGTTGTTAAGCTCATAATAAGCTACTGAACACCAGTACTCTGGTTCCTCGTAACATACGGGCCGTAAATCTAAACAGGAACACAAGGAAGTTTTTAGATTAAGATTGAGGATGAAGGTTCTGTACAGGTGGGTAGGGTAAAATAACCTATGGTACGTTTCatttacattatacatacatTGATACATGGTACGTTATCATATTGACATAAAGATTGGCGACATTACTTGCAGTGGTAAAAATACAACTAAAGATGTAAGTGCCtcagtataaacagtataacAACATCTTTATCCATAGACCGATTCCATTATGTCATTGTATATGTTGCTTGTTACTTAATATGCATAAATACTACGTATTTTGTACGTATTTCTACTTTTTGCATGTCTCCTGTTGTGTGAACTGAAGTTACCTCTGTGCGGAGCAGAAAACGTGAGTTTGAGGGTTTCAGTGGAGCTGTTGGGCTTTACATCATCTTGAGGGCTCGTCTCCATTATGCTATACGGAGGAGGGGGAGTCTCAGCTGGAAAAGCACGTCACAAATCAGAAGAAGAGGACAAGTGGAAAAGAAAATTCTCAGAGAGGTCATGAATAAAGTCAGAAACCTGCTGGCGTGACAGGTATTTTGCTGCAATttcacacagacaaaacactTAAAGTATCGTCTTGCTTGTTTGGATTCCTACCTGTGATGTGATACGGACTGCCAGGCTCTGCAGAGCTGTTGGGGGAGTTGGGGAAACTCTGTGAGGTGGGAGACTGGACgagagaggaagaaggggaggaagagaaggaggagcagGGCAGCGCAGGAAAGGAGTCTGGGTAGGTGGCGTTCTGGGGCATCAGAGGCTCGTTGTGCAGCGAGGCGTTCCTAAACTTCGCCAGTAAACTGTGTTGAGGGTTGAACTCGCTGTGGCGTGGAACCAAAACTGGTGGCAGCACTGAGAGGAGAcgaggaaaaaggaaagaaaaagaagacaaatgaagacaaagagagaccCAGAGCAAGAGCCACATGCTGTTATAAAAGATCATGTTACGGCAAATCCTTTTGGCTTGGGAACAATGTATTAGATCAAATGTCattgtctcctttttttttacagtaaatttaGAGGATGTTCTCTGATAATGTGCGTACCTGGAGTCTCCACACGCCTGTAGTGGTAAGGGTTAACACAGATGTCCTTCTGCTTGGAGCCAAAAGCGAACTCGCAGCACTCCAGGGCTTTGAGCTCGTGGTGGGACTGCAGGTCAGGCCAGCGCCACACCCTGCAGTAGATAACATGGGGCAGTCCCTTTCTGTGGGACACCTGCAGCCTCCCGTCCAGCGACCGAGGAATCGTCACACACTTGCCTGAAGGATTCAAATTAAACAGCACAGACTTTATCATTgcttgaaagaaaaaagaaataagcagGTTGTGTTGTGCATTTAAATTTCTATTGTTTGAAGCCTTAATCATGATAAAACACATGTATTACCATTGTTATCAGACTGAAATTACTTTGTCTTGTATTTTCTAGACTATAAAACATATTTCTTATGCAGTTACTACCTCGTATGCAC comes from the Etheostoma spectabile isolate EspeVRDwgs_2016 chromosome 13, UIUC_Espe_1.0, whole genome shotgun sequence genome and includes:
- the smad9 gene encoding mothers against decapentaplegic homolog 9; translated protein: MNSSASITSLFSFTSPAVKRLLGWKQGDEEEKWAEKAVDSLVKKLKKKKGAMEELERALSCPGQPSKCVTIPRSLDGRLQVSHRKGLPHVIYCRVWRWPDLQSHHELKALECCEFAFGSKQKDICVNPYHYRRVETPVLPPVLVPRHSEFNPQHSLLAKFRNASLHNEPLMPQNATYPDSFPALPCSSFSSSPSSSLVQSPTSQSFPNSPNSSAEPGSPYHITAETPPPPYSIMETSPQDDVKPNSSTETLKLTFSAPHRDLRPVCYEEPEYWCSVAYYELNNRVGETFHASSRSVLVDGFTDPSNNKNRFCLGLLSNVNRNSTIEHTRRHIGKGLHLYYVGGEVYAECLSDSSIFVQSRNCNFQHGFHATTVCKIPSGCSLKIFNNQLFAQLLAQSVNHGFEVVYELTKMCTIRMSFVKGWGAEYHRQDVTSTPCWIEVHLHGPLQWLDKVLTQMGSPHNPISSVS